A single window of Pontiella agarivorans DNA harbors:
- a CDS encoding LacI family DNA-binding transcriptional regulator, with translation MKNKVTFKDVAQLAGVSTQTVSRVTNNNGYVNEKTRAKVQAAIDKLGYVPNKSAQLMGRKKADVFGVITLDISFQGASRIVEGIRNESKKAGYAISLAVLDDEPDALENAVRDMKSQQVNAVLINAPVSREQAEQLVHKHAPLPFIFIDAPPDSQVDHVMTDHSAGGRIAAQLMIQQGRTRFAFLNGPEHSPAARLRRAAWLTVINESGATLIAEETGDWSARSGYQAGSALIAGGQAFDALLIANDQMALGALRACREHRIDVPRQTAVIGFDDTANSEFFCPPLTTIRQNFLEIGHQAVTEVLACMKDPEKEAVRVDVPVELIERQSTAPAESPADKAARLESLLSELKQVL, from the coding sequence ATGAAAAACAAAGTCACCTTCAAAGATGTTGCCCAACTCGCCGGCGTTTCCACCCAAACCGTATCGCGCGTCACCAACAACAACGGGTATGTTAACGAAAAGACCCGCGCGAAAGTACAGGCCGCCATCGACAAACTCGGCTATGTGCCCAACAAAAGCGCCCAGCTCATGGGGCGAAAAAAAGCCGATGTTTTCGGCGTCATCACCCTCGATATCAGTTTTCAGGGGGCCTCACGTATCGTCGAAGGCATCCGAAACGAAAGTAAAAAAGCCGGATATGCCATTTCACTCGCTGTGCTGGATGATGAACCCGATGCTCTCGAAAATGCTGTCCGGGACATGAAATCGCAACAGGTGAATGCCGTCCTGATCAATGCGCCGGTCTCCCGTGAACAGGCGGAACAGCTCGTTCACAAACATGCCCCGCTTCCGTTTATATTCATTGATGCCCCGCCGGATTCACAGGTTGATCACGTTATGACCGATCACAGCGCAGGCGGACGGATTGCCGCTCAGCTCATGATACAGCAGGGCCGCACACGTTTTGCCTTTCTGAACGGACCGGAGCACTCACCGGCCGCCCGGTTACGGCGGGCAGCCTGGCTTACCGTGATTAACGAATCCGGTGCCACACTGATTGCCGAAGAAACGGGGGACTGGTCGGCCCGCAGCGGTTACCAGGCGGGCTCAGCACTGATCGCCGGCGGACAGGCTTTTGATGCGCTGCTGATTGCCAACGACCAGATGGCGCTCGGTGCGCTGCGCGCCTGCCGCGAACACCGGATTGATGTCCCCCGCCAGACGGCGGTCATCGGTTTTGACGACACGGCAAACAGCGAATTTTTCTGTCCGCCGTTGACTACGATTCGGCAGAATTTTCTGGAAATCGGTCACCAGGCGGTCACTGAAGTACTTGCCTGCATGAAAGATCCCGAAAAGGAAGCCGTCCGAGTGGACGTACCTGTTGAACTGATCGAACGCCAGAGCACAGCCCCCGCTGAAAGCCCGGCAGACAAAGCCGCCCGGTTGGAATCTCTGCTTTCCGAACTGAAACAGGTTTTATAA
- a CDS encoding MGMT family protein, whose product MQPFTEEVIEVIREIPRGSVCSYGGVAALAGNPRAARQVVRVLHTYSEQEKLPWWRIVNSRGMIALKPGFGYEEQRERLEAEGIVFSNDRIDLRRFGWEPDDL is encoded by the coding sequence ATGCAGCCGTTCACGGAAGAGGTGATTGAGGTGATCCGCGAAATTCCGCGCGGCAGCGTCTGCTCCTATGGCGGGGTTGCGGCACTGGCCGGAAACCCGCGGGCGGCGCGGCAGGTGGTGCGGGTGCTGCACACATATTCAGAGCAGGAAAAGCTGCCCTGGTGGCGGATTGTCAACAGCCGGGGTATGATTGCGCTGAAACCCGGGTTCGGCTATGAAGAGCAGCGTGAACGGCTCGAAGCGGAAGGCATTGTCTTTTCCAACGACCGGATCGATCTCCGCCGTTTCGGCTGGGAGCCGGACGATTTATAA